ATGTGAAACAAACAGACGGCTGCTTTGGCGACGGACGTCGTTATCTGCATATCAATGCCGACGGGGATGCCGGACCGTGTACGTCCCTCCACTATCCGGAATTGAACATCCGCAGGCAGTCGCTGCTGGAGATTCTGCAGTCGCCGGTCTTTACAGCATAACGATGCCGGCTGTCCGGCGAAAGTGTTAAAAAAATAACTGGCGGCGCCGCGCGGGCTGTGATAAGATAAGGAAAAGAGAATGCGAAATTGGGAGGTAAGCATGTCACAGCTCACGGAGAGAGCGATTGAAAAATCGTTTATCAGACTTTTAAATGAGGTGCCGTTCGATAAAATTACAGTAAAGGATATCGTGGAGGATTGCGGGATCAACCGTAATACCTTCTATTATCACTATGAGGATATTTTTGATTTGCTGCATAAAGTGTTTGAAAAGCGGGCTGCGGAGGTGCTGGCGGAGGGGATTGCGCAGAACGACTGGCAGGAGAGCTTTCTGCGCTGTACGCTGTACGCGCTGGAAAACCGCAGAGAAATTTATCATATCTATAATTCCGTAGACCGCTGCCAGCTGGAACGCTTTCTGTACAATGTGGCCGGCGAGATTATGTTGTCC
This is a stretch of genomic DNA from Marvinbryantia formatexigens DSM 14469. It encodes these proteins:
- a CDS encoding TetR-like C-terminal domain-containing protein; translated protein: MSQLTERAIEKSFIRLLNEVPFDKITVKDIVEDCGINRNTFYYHYEDIFDLLHKVFEKRAAEVLAEGIAQNDWQESFLRCTLYALENRREIYHIYNSVDRCQLERFLYNVAGEIMLSYVRAQAEGMQVSVDDIGTIADFYKCALVGIVLEWLDGGMKQEPEEFIRRVGFLQEGSIARMLARAAQESGAQQQSGA